In Acidovorax sp. 106, the following proteins share a genomic window:
- a CDS encoding M14 family metallopeptidase, which produces MIGISQAFSPTYAVARKQFLEAAAAAGLSVESHTHPLAGREGEVLAMDVALDGPADAKQLLIVSSACHGVEGYCGSGVQVFALHDAEWRAKARDAGVAVLYIHALNPYGFSHIRRATHENVDLNRNFHTFQASLPENTAYREVAPLLLPDVWPPNAANVQAVQAFLAERGEAAWQSAITRGQHEFAQGLFYGGTAPTWSNQTLRQVLREHGTRAQRLAWIDLHTGLGPSGLGERIYAGKDDAAAVQRARQWWDGGGATPVTSIYDGSSTSAFLTGLMWTAIYDECPQAEYTGIAMEYGTVPITEVIQALRAEHWLNVHPEAPSELAAQIKAQMLAAFYTDTDAWKGQIISQARQSLFQAVDGLARV; this is translated from the coding sequence ATGATCGGTATCTCCCAAGCGTTCTCGCCCACGTACGCGGTGGCCCGCAAGCAGTTTCTGGAAGCCGCTGCGGCGGCTGGGCTGTCTGTGGAGTCGCACACCCACCCCCTGGCGGGGCGCGAGGGCGAGGTGCTGGCCATGGACGTGGCGCTGGACGGCCCCGCAGATGCCAAGCAACTGCTCATCGTGAGCAGCGCTTGCCACGGCGTGGAGGGCTACTGCGGCAGCGGCGTGCAGGTGTTTGCCCTGCACGATGCCGAATGGCGCGCCAAGGCCCGCGATGCCGGGGTGGCTGTGCTCTACATCCACGCGCTCAACCCCTACGGCTTCTCGCACATCCGCCGTGCCACGCACGAGAACGTGGACCTGAACCGTAACTTCCACACCTTCCAGGCGAGCCTGCCCGAGAACACCGCCTACCGCGAAGTCGCGCCTTTGCTGCTGCCCGATGTGTGGCCGCCCAATGCCGCCAATGTGCAGGCAGTGCAGGCCTTTTTGGCAGAGCGTGGTGAGGCTGCCTGGCAGTCCGCCATCACGCGCGGCCAGCACGAGTTTGCACAGGGGCTGTTCTATGGCGGCACCGCGCCCACCTGGAGCAACCAGACCCTGCGCCAGGTGCTGCGCGAGCACGGCACCCGTGCGCAGCGCCTGGCTTGGATCGATCTGCACACGGGCCTGGGCCCCAGCGGCCTGGGCGAGCGCATCTACGCAGGCAAAGACGACGCCGCCGCCGTGCAGCGTGCGCGCCAGTGGTGGGATGGCGGCGGTGCCACACCCGTCACCTCCATCTACGACGGCTCGTCCACCTCGGCCTTCCTCACGGGGCTGATGTGGACCGCCATCTACGACGAATGCCCGCAGGCCGAATACACCGGCATTGCGATGGAATACGGCACCGTGCCAATCACCGAAGTCATCCAGGCCCTGCGGGCCGAGCACTGGCTGAACGTCCACCCCGAAGCCCCGTCCGAGCTGGCCGCGCAGATCAAGGCCCAGATGCTGGCGGCCTTCTACACCGACACTGACGCATGGAAGGGCCAGATCATCAGCCAGGCGCGGCAGTCGCTGTTCCAGGCGGTGGACGGGTTGGCCAGGGTTTGA
- a CDS encoding acyl-CoA-binding protein codes for MSDLNATFEAAVANSKNLAERPDNPTLLKIYALYKQATAGDNTEKKPSFSDVVGRAKWEAWEKLKGTEADAAKQLYIDLITELS; via the coding sequence ATGTCTGACCTGAACGCCACTTTTGAAGCTGCCGTAGCCAACTCCAAGAACCTGGCCGAGCGCCCTGACAACCCCACGCTGCTCAAGATTTACGCTCTGTACAAGCAGGCCACCGCTGGCGACAACACCGAGAAGAAGCCCAGCTTCTCCGACGTGGTGGGCCGCGCCAAGTGGGAGGCGTGGGAAAAGCTCAAGGGCACCGAAGCCGATGCGGCCAAGCAGCTGTACATCGACCTGATCACCGAGTTGAGCTGA
- a CDS encoding ATP-dependent DNA helicase produces MTAPLPTPAPLVVSVRALCAFTARTGDLDLRFTPAPTALEGMENHRLVQSRRGEGYEAEVALSGLFQQLTVRGRADGFDAPRQQLEEIKTYRGQLDGVRPHQRALHWAQARVYGHLMCQARGLTRLHVALVYVQTGTGQETELVETHTAADLQAHFEALCTRYLAWAHSEQQHRQARDAALAALAFPHGSFRAGQRELAVAVYRNVGHGHRDDKDGSAGGGRCLLAQAPTGIGKTLGTLFPLLQASARKGLDKLFFLTAKGTGHALALDALARVHEQLGTPAPHSPQIPPLRVLDVLARDKVCEHPDKACHGESCPLAQGFYDRLPAARQALAQQTSLWDGPALRTTALAHGICPYYLAQEMAHWCDVAVADYHYFYDSAAMLYALTVAHGWKVGVLVDEAHNLPDRARRMYTAELHQGALAVARAAATGPVRKALDALQRQWNAIHRDQSQAYCAHHTLPEAFVQALQRAIGAVAEAQTDAPLLPGDPVLALYLDTLHFAAMAEQFGSHALLDVTLDAPRYGHRGRSSTLCIRNVVPAPHLAARHAAAHSSVLFSGTLTPPAFYRDLLGLPPETGWVDVESPFHSGQLAVHTVGHLSTRFADRAQSLAPIAQLMAAQYVRLPGNYLCFASSFDYLQRIAAQLQHAHPEVPQWQQTAGMDDAARQAFLDRFQQGGQGIGFAVLGGAFSEGVDLPGHRLIGAFIATLGLPQVNPVNEEMRRAMDRHFGAGKGYDYTYLFPGLRKVVQAAGRVIRTEQDQGVVFLIDDRYRRAPVRALLPAWWALDGAPPASTGR; encoded by the coding sequence ATGACCGCCCCACTTCCCACCCCGGCCCCACTGGTGGTTTCGGTGCGCGCCCTGTGCGCCTTCACAGCCCGCACGGGAGACCTGGACCTGCGCTTTACCCCCGCCCCCACGGCACTCGAAGGCATGGAAAACCACCGCTTGGTGCAGAGCCGCCGGGGCGAAGGCTATGAGGCCGAGGTGGCGCTGAGCGGGCTGTTCCAGCAGCTCACGGTGCGCGGGCGGGCCGACGGGTTTGACGCACCGCGCCAGCAGCTTGAAGAGATCAAGACCTACCGGGGCCAGCTGGATGGCGTGCGCCCCCACCAACGTGCCCTGCACTGGGCCCAGGCCCGCGTGTACGGCCACCTCATGTGCCAGGCGCGGGGGCTCACGCGGCTGCATGTGGCACTGGTCTATGTGCAAACCGGCACGGGGCAAGAGACCGAGCTGGTCGAAACCCACACCGCCGCCGATCTGCAAGCGCACTTTGAAGCGCTGTGCACGCGCTACCTAGCCTGGGCGCACAGCGAGCAGCAGCACCGCCAGGCCCGCGATGCAGCCCTAGCCGCGCTGGCCTTTCCGCATGGCAGCTTTCGCGCGGGTCAACGTGAGCTGGCCGTGGCCGTGTACCGCAACGTGGGCCATGGCCACCGTGACGACAAGGATGGCAGTGCAGGCGGCGGCCGTTGCCTGCTGGCCCAGGCCCCCACGGGCATTGGCAAGACGCTGGGCACGCTGTTTCCTCTGCTGCAGGCCAGCGCCCGCAAGGGGCTGGACAAGCTGTTCTTTCTGACCGCCAAGGGCACTGGCCACGCGTTGGCGCTCGACGCGCTGGCCCGTGTGCACGAGCAACTGGGTACACCCGCACCGCACAGCCCACAGATCCCACCCCTGCGCGTGCTGGACGTGCTGGCCCGCGACAAGGTCTGCGAGCACCCCGACAAGGCCTGCCACGGTGAGTCCTGCCCGCTGGCCCAGGGCTTTTACGACCGGCTGCCAGCCGCACGCCAAGCATTGGCGCAGCAGACCAGCCTGTGGGACGGCCCCGCCCTGCGCACCACGGCGCTGGCGCACGGCATCTGCCCGTACTACTTGGCGCAGGAGATGGCGCACTGGTGCGATGTGGCCGTGGCCGACTACCACTACTTCTACGACAGCGCCGCCATGCTGTATGCACTGACGGTGGCGCACGGCTGGAAGGTGGGCGTGCTGGTGGACGAAGCCCACAACCTGCCCGACCGCGCCCGCCGCATGTACACCGCCGAGCTGCACCAGGGCGCGCTGGCCGTTGCCCGCGCCGCTGCCACCGGCCCCGTGCGCAAGGCGCTGGACGCACTGCAACGGCAGTGGAACGCTATCCACCGCGACCAGTCACAAGCGTACTGCGCGCACCACACGCTGCCCGAGGCCTTTGTGCAGGCGCTGCAGCGGGCCATAGGCGCGGTGGCCGAAGCGCAGACCGATGCCCCGCTGCTGCCCGGTGACCCGGTGCTGGCGCTGTACCTGGACACCCTGCACTTTGCCGCCATGGCCGAGCAATTTGGCAGCCACGCGCTGCTGGACGTGACGCTGGACGCCCCGCGCTACGGGCATCGCGGTCGCTCCAGCACGCTGTGCATTCGCAACGTGGTGCCCGCGCCGCACCTCGCGGCGCGCCACGCAGCAGCGCACAGCAGCGTGCTGTTCTCCGGCACGCTCACGCCGCCAGCGTTCTACCGCGACCTGCTGGGCCTGCCGCCCGAGACGGGCTGGGTGGATGTGGAGTCGCCCTTTCACAGCGGGCAGCTGGCGGTGCACACGGTGGGGCACCTGTCCACCCGCTTTGCCGACCGAGCGCAGTCGCTGGCCCCCATCGCCCAACTGATGGCCGCGCAGTATGTGCGCCTGCCAGGCAACTACCTGTGCTTTGCCAGCAGCTTTGACTACCTGCAGCGCATTGCGGCGCAGCTGCAGCACGCCCACCCCGAGGTGCCCCAGTGGCAGCAAACGGCAGGCATGGACGACGCGGCCCGCCAGGCATTTTTGGACCGTTTTCAGCAAGGCGGCCAGGGCATTGGCTTTGCCGTGCTGGGCGGTGCGTTTTCCGAAGGGGTGGACCTGCCCGGCCACCGGCTGATTGGCGCCTTCATCGCCACGCTGGGGCTGCCGCAGGTCAACCCGGTGAACGAAGAAATGCGCCGCGCGATGGACCGGCACTTTGGAGCGGGCAAGGGGTATGACTACACCTACCTGTTCCCAGGCCTGCGCAAGGTGGTGCAGGCGGCAGGAAGGGTGATTCGCACCGAGCAGGACCAGGGCGTGGTGTTCCTGATCGACGACCGCTACCGCCGCGCCCCGGTGCGGGCCCTGCTGCCCGCATGGTGGGCACTGGATGGGGCGCCGCCCGCCAGCACGGGGCGATGA
- a CDS encoding VRR-NUC domain-containing protein: MGPTALPPHRLYYLHNFVQALEWVRARYADLLDMPEQDFIARFAQLPEPAQALLVRLVMRRGPWFRAGKLVYEEIGDIDAAAAPLLALGWLDATAPMALTELFALHTHREVAALFAAPGPHPAQPKSLTKAALLQALQPHHTATQPYRQWHPASTEAVWRVAEHVIALCTRLRLLFFGNLFQDWSEFVLADLGLFQYEVVPFDAQSRAFQCRADVDHYLALHALRQALDDGAERAPLVAAALQATSPNPWLQRRRAKLLMRIGQACEKAADWALAEQAYAHSTHPGARHRRIRVHEHLGRHADALALALQAQAAPESDEESQRLARMLPRLLRAAGPLASPASPQAEAHRTAATTPLPPPLELALPHPGPTTSVEWALRHHWHTDEAPVFYTENALINSLFGLLCWPAVFAPLPGAFFHPFQSAPADLNAPDFVERRADLFAECLRGLEDGRYRALILERFASKQGRQSPYVFWGALSEPLLQLALECMPAAHLRLLFERLLQAPVDHRSGLPDLVRFWPTRPVDQRYELVEVKGPGDKLQDNQIRWLQYCHAHGLPASVCHVRWQGAPGVEHPTGAVAT, translated from the coding sequence TTGGGCCCCACCGCCCTGCCCCCGCACCGCCTGTACTACCTGCACAATTTTGTGCAGGCGCTGGAGTGGGTCCGCGCACGCTATGCCGACCTGCTGGACATGCCAGAGCAGGACTTCATCGCCCGCTTCGCACAGCTGCCCGAGCCCGCGCAAGCGCTGCTGGTGCGGCTGGTGATGCGGCGCGGCCCGTGGTTTCGCGCGGGCAAGCTGGTGTATGAAGAGATTGGCGACATCGACGCCGCCGCCGCGCCCCTGCTGGCCCTGGGCTGGCTCGATGCCACCGCCCCCATGGCACTGACCGAGCTGTTTGCCCTGCACACCCACCGCGAGGTGGCGGCGCTGTTTGCCGCCCCCGGCCCGCACCCGGCGCAGCCCAAGTCGCTGACCAAGGCAGCGCTGCTGCAGGCCCTGCAGCCGCACCACACCGCCACCCAGCCCTACCGCCAATGGCACCCTGCCAGCACCGAAGCGGTGTGGCGCGTGGCAGAGCACGTCATCGCGCTGTGCACGCGGCTGCGGCTCCTGTTCTTTGGCAACCTGTTCCAGGACTGGTCGGAATTCGTGCTGGCCGACCTGGGCCTGTTCCAGTACGAAGTGGTGCCGTTCGATGCGCAGTCGCGGGCGTTTCAATGCCGCGCCGATGTGGATCACTACCTGGCCCTGCACGCCCTGCGCCAGGCGCTGGACGATGGTGCCGAGCGCGCGCCCCTAGTGGCCGCCGCATTGCAAGCCACCAGCCCCAACCCCTGGCTGCAGCGGCGCCGCGCCAAGCTGCTGATGCGCATCGGCCAGGCCTGCGAGAAGGCCGCCGACTGGGCGCTGGCCGAGCAGGCCTACGCCCACAGCACGCACCCGGGCGCGCGGCACCGGCGCATTCGCGTGCACGAACACCTGGGCCGCCACGCCGACGCGCTGGCCCTGGCCCTGCAGGCCCAGGCAGCACCGGAGAGCGATGAAGAAAGCCAACGCCTCGCGCGCATGCTGCCGCGCCTGCTGCGCGCCGCCGGGCCACTGGCCAGCCCCGCGTCGCCCCAAGCAGAGGCCCACCGCACGGCAGCCACCACGCCCTTGCCCCCGCCGCTGGAGCTGGCACTGCCGCACCCCGGCCCGACCACCTCGGTGGAATGGGCGCTGCGCCACCACTGGCACACCGACGAGGCCCCCGTGTTCTACACCGAGAACGCACTCATCAACAGTCTGTTCGGGCTGCTGTGCTGGCCTGCTGTGTTCGCGCCGCTGCCGGGGGCGTTCTTTCACCCCTTCCAAAGCGCCCCTGCCGATCTGAATGCGCCCGACTTTGTGGAGCGCCGCGCCGACCTCTTTGCCGAATGCCTGCGCGGGCTGGAGGATGGCCGTTACCGCGCCCTCATCCTGGAGCGCTTTGCCAGCAAGCAAGGGCGCCAGTCGCCCTATGTGTTTTGGGGGGCCCTGAGCGAGCCGCTGCTGCAGTTGGCCTTGGAATGCATGCCCGCTGCACACTTGCGCCTGCTGTTTGAGCGCCTGCTGCAGGCCCCGGTGGACCACCGCAGCGGCCTGCCGGACCTGGTGCGGTTTTGGCCCACACGCCCGGTCGATCAACGCTACGAACTGGTCGAAGTCAAAGGCCCGGGCGACAAGCTGCAAGACAACCAGATCCGCTGGCTGCAGTACTGCCACGCCCACGGCCTGCCCGCCAGCGTGTGCCATGTGCGCTGGCAAGGTGCGCCCGGCGTGGAACATCCCACAGGCGCGGTGGCCACATGA
- a CDS encoding hydroxymethylglutaryl-CoA lyase, with translation MPTPHSVLISEVGPRDGLQSIATTMPTAHKLRWVDALVAAGLREIEVGSFVPAKLLPQMADVAEVVRHAVARHPHTTVMALAPNLRGAEAALQAGAHKVTLPVSASAAHSLANVRKTPAAMVQELLAVVQVRAAEAPQALIEVGLSTAFGCTLQGEVPEDDVIRLAVQCAEAGVDEVGLSDTTGMANPAQVRRLFTRLRAELGPKAGAAHMHNTRGLGLANCLAAYDVGVRTFDASQGGLGGCPYAPGASGNVVTEDLVFMFEAMGIATGVHYERLLAARQALQTGLPEEPLYGMTPLAGLPKGWQPAA, from the coding sequence ATGCCCACGCCCCACAGCGTCCTCATCAGCGAAGTCGGCCCGCGCGATGGGCTGCAGTCCATCGCCACCACCATGCCCACCGCGCACAAGCTGCGCTGGGTGGATGCGCTGGTGGCCGCGGGCCTGCGCGAGATCGAGGTGGGCTCTTTCGTGCCTGCCAAGCTGCTGCCGCAAATGGCCGATGTGGCCGAGGTGGTGCGCCACGCCGTGGCCCGGCACCCGCACACTACCGTGATGGCGCTGGCCCCCAACCTGCGCGGCGCCGAGGCCGCGCTGCAGGCCGGGGCGCACAAGGTGACGCTGCCCGTGTCGGCCAGCGCGGCGCATTCGCTGGCCAATGTGCGCAAGACACCCGCCGCCATGGTGCAAGAGCTGCTGGCCGTGGTGCAAGTGCGGGCCGCTGAGGCACCGCAGGCGCTGATTGAAGTGGGCCTGTCGACCGCCTTTGGCTGCACGCTGCAAGGCGAGGTGCCCGAGGACGACGTGATCCGCCTGGCCGTGCAATGCGCCGAGGCGGGCGTGGACGAGGTGGGCCTGTCGGATACCACCGGCATGGCCAACCCGGCCCAGGTGCGCCGCCTGTTCACGCGCCTGCGTGCCGAGCTGGGCCCCAAGGCGGGCGCGGCCCACATGCACAACACGCGCGGCCTGGGTCTGGCCAACTGCTTGGCCGCCTACGACGTGGGCGTGCGCACGTTCGACGCCTCACAAGGCGGGCTGGGCGGCTGCCCCTACGCGCCCGGGGCCTCGGGCAACGTGGTCACCGAAGACCTGGTCTTCATGTTCGAGGCCATGGGCATTGCCACAGGGGTGCACTACGAGCGCCTGCTGGCCGCACGGCAAGCCCTGCAGACGGGCCTGCCCGAAGAGCCCCTGTACGGCATGACCCCGCTGGCGGGCCTGCCCAAAGGCTGGCAGCCTGCGGCCTGA
- a CDS encoding polyhydroxyalkanoic acid system family protein produces the protein MSDLHIQRDHQLGLPQAREVARTWARKAEEKFDMECTYEEGDTQDTLTFTRAGVSGTLVVDAQQFEMTAKLGFLFTAFKDRIEAEIGGQLDALLGTPSPTSLA, from the coding sequence GTGTCTGACCTTCACATCCAACGCGACCACCAACTGGGCCTGCCCCAAGCCCGCGAAGTGGCGCGCACCTGGGCCCGCAAGGCCGAGGAAAAATTTGACATGGAATGCACCTACGAAGAAGGCGACACGCAGGACACCCTGACCTTCACCCGCGCAGGCGTGAGCGGCACCCTGGTGGTAGACGCCCAGCAGTTCGAGATGACGGCCAAGCTCGGCTTCCTGTTCACGGCCTTCAAAGACCGCATCGAAGCCGAGATTGGCGGCCAGCTGGACGCGCTGCTGGGCACGCCCAGCCCCACCTCGCTGGCCTGA
- a CDS encoding aminopeptidase, with product MRLRFRFSRPRCVALACALVLPALLLGCAQTRDALGYYWQSAHGHAQLMGAARPLDDWIAEPDTPPALRARLQLAQRARAFAVAELHLPDNASYRRYADLKRPAAVWNVVAAPPDALRLHTWCFPVTGCIGYRGYFAQADAQAEADRLAAQGLEVDVYGVPAYSTLGYMNWAGGDPLLSTFVGWPEGDFVRLLFHELAHQVVYAQGDTVFNESFATAVERLGSALWMAEHSTPEARAALAASEQRRAQWRALTRATRTELQAIYDQNKAPGQGTKALAAIKNEAMQRFRAGYAQLRSQWLAAAPPTANAASTQLAGYDRWVAKANNASFAAQAAYDELVPAFEALFEREGRDWPRFYDAVRQLTQLPQPERHAALRALTPPKEKPGV from the coding sequence ATGCGCCTGCGTTTTCGCTTTTCCCGTCCCCGATGTGTCGCCCTGGCCTGCGCCCTGGTGCTGCCCGCCCTGCTGCTGGGCTGCGCACAAACACGCGATGCGCTGGGCTACTACTGGCAGTCGGCGCACGGCCACGCCCAGTTGATGGGCGCCGCCCGGCCGCTGGACGACTGGATTGCCGAGCCCGACACCCCGCCCGCCCTGCGCGCACGCCTGCAACTGGCCCAGCGCGCCCGCGCCTTTGCGGTGGCCGAGCTGCACCTGCCCGACAACGCCAGCTACCGCCGCTATGCCGACCTCAAGCGCCCCGCCGCGGTGTGGAACGTGGTGGCCGCGCCGCCCGATGCCCTCAGACTGCACACCTGGTGCTTTCCGGTGACGGGCTGCATTGGCTACCGGGGCTACTTTGCCCAGGCCGATGCGCAGGCCGAGGCCGACCGCCTGGCCGCCCAGGGTCTGGAGGTGGATGTGTACGGCGTGCCCGCCTACTCCACGCTGGGCTACATGAACTGGGCCGGGGGCGACCCGTTGCTGAGCACCTTTGTGGGCTGGCCCGAGGGCGACTTTGTGCGCCTGCTGTTCCACGAGTTGGCGCACCAGGTGGTGTACGCCCAGGGCGATACGGTCTTCAACGAATCGTTTGCCACGGCGGTGGAGCGCCTGGGCAGCGCCCTCTGGATGGCCGAGCACAGCACCCCCGAGGCCCGCGCCGCCCTGGCCGCCAGCGAGCAGCGCCGCGCCCAGTGGCGCGCGCTGACCCGCGCCACGCGCACCGAGCTGCAAGCCATTTATGACCAAAACAAGGCCCCAGGGCAAGGTACAAAAGCGCTAGCAGCTATCAAAAACGAAGCAATGCAGCGCTTTCGTGCGGGCTACGCACAACTGCGATCGCAGTGGCTGGCGGCCGCGCCCCCCACAGCCAATGCCGCCAGCACCCAACTGGCGGGCTACGACCGCTGGGTGGCCAAGGCCAACAACGCCAGCTTTGCCGCCCAGGCCGCCTACGATGAGTTGGTGCCCGCCTTTGAAGCCCTGTTCGAGCGCGAGGGCCGCGACTGGCCCCGGTTTTATGATGCCGTGCGACAACTCACCCAACTGCCCCAGCCCGAGCGCCACGCCGCGCTGCGGGCCCTGACCCCACCCAAGGAGAAACCCGGTGTCTGA
- a CDS encoding DNA-3-methyladenine glycosylase I has translation MTDPTTTEIPAGAPALPAGLVADAAHDADGTARARCAWCKASPLYRHYHDHEWGFPVTDDRRLFEKICLEGFQSGLSWLTILNKREGFRAAFAQFDAEQVAAFDQADVERLVQDAAIVRHRGKIESTINNARRVLELRREFGSLARYVWQYEPCAADRPAVLTLEAARTLTSTAASVALSKDLKKRGWSFVGPTTVYAFMQAMGLVNDHLEGCHARPAAIKARAALVLPG, from the coding sequence ATGACCGACCCCACCACGACCGAGATCCCCGCCGGTGCACCGGCGCTGCCCGCAGGCCTGGTGGCCGATGCGGCCCACGATGCCGACGGCACCGCCCGAGCGCGCTGCGCGTGGTGCAAGGCCAGCCCCTTGTACCGCCACTATCACGACCACGAGTGGGGCTTCCCGGTCACGGACGACCGGCGCTTGTTTGAAAAAATCTGCCTGGAGGGCTTTCAGTCGGGCCTGAGCTGGCTGACCATCCTGAACAAGCGCGAGGGCTTTCGCGCCGCCTTTGCCCAGTTCGACGCCGAGCAGGTGGCCGCCTTCGATCAGGCCGACGTGGAGCGCCTGGTGCAGGACGCCGCCATCGTGCGCCACCGGGGCAAGATCGAGTCCACCATCAACAACGCCCGCCGCGTGCTGGAGCTGCGCCGCGAGTTTGGCTCGCTGGCCCGCTACGTGTGGCAGTACGAGCCCTGTGCGGCCGACCGGCCAGCGGTGCTGACGCTGGAGGCCGCGCGCACCCTCACGTCCACCGCAGCGTCGGTGGCTTTGTCCAAAGACCTCAAAAAACGCGGCTGGAGCTTTGTCGGCCCCACCACGGTCTACGCCTTCATGCAGGCCATGGGCCTGGTCAACGACCACCTGGAAGGCTGTCACGCACGGCCTGCTGCCATCAAGGCGCGGGCGGCATTGGTGCTGCCGGGCTGA
- a CDS encoding LysR family transcriptional regulator: MRFNKLDLNLLVALDALLTEQSISRAAEKTHLSQSAMSNALARLREYFEDELLVQVGRKMEPTTRAQSLKDPVRDILVRVEASVTAQPQFIPAQSTRLFRLLISDYTLMTLVPHLQRLAYKQAPGVRFELRPQATQPQRALERGEADLLIIPKDFCSTSHPSELLFEETFCSVLWSESHLASGTLTEDRYMSAGHVVVQPGDGVALTDWFMQQSSIKRQAETSTFSFLSQASLVVGTHRIATMHRRLALLAARFLPIAIRDLPVPIPHMQQVVQWHQHRTTDPGLVWLRALLREAATAMDSPLPPGTPG, from the coding sequence ATGCGTTTCAACAAGCTTGATCTGAACCTGCTGGTCGCACTGGATGCGCTGCTGACCGAGCAAAGCATCAGCCGCGCGGCCGAGAAGACGCACCTGAGCCAGTCCGCCATGAGCAATGCGCTCGCCCGGCTGCGCGAGTATTTCGAGGACGAGTTGCTCGTGCAGGTGGGCCGCAAGATGGAGCCCACGACGCGCGCCCAATCATTGAAGGACCCAGTGCGCGACATCCTGGTGCGGGTGGAAGCCAGCGTCACCGCACAGCCCCAGTTCATTCCAGCGCAGTCCACCCGGCTGTTTCGGTTGCTGATCTCAGACTACACCTTGATGACGCTGGTGCCCCATCTGCAGCGGCTGGCCTACAAGCAGGCGCCTGGCGTGCGGTTTGAACTGCGCCCACAGGCCACCCAGCCACAACGCGCGCTGGAGCGCGGTGAGGCGGACCTGTTGATCATTCCGAAAGATTTCTGCTCCACCAGCCACCCCTCGGAATTGCTGTTTGAAGAGACGTTCTGCAGCGTCCTGTGGAGCGAAAGCCATCTGGCGTCTGGCACGTTGACCGAAGACCGCTACATGAGCGCAGGCCATGTGGTGGTGCAGCCTGGCGACGGCGTGGCCCTGACGGATTGGTTCATGCAGCAGTCGTCCATCAAGCGCCAGGCAGAGACCAGCACCTTCAGTTTCTTGTCGCAGGCCAGCCTGGTGGTGGGCACACACCGCATCGCCACCATGCACCGCCGACTGGCCCTGTTGGCCGCACGCTTCTTGCCCATCGCCATCCGCGACCTGCCGGTGCCCATTCCGCACATGCAGCAGGTGGTGCAATGGCACCAGCACCGCACCACAGACCCCGGCCTGGTGTGGCTGCGGGCGCTGCTGCGCGAGGCTGCGACGGCCATGGACAGCCCGCTGCCGCCTGGCACGCCCGGGTAG
- a CDS encoding transporter encodes MKTAFSRAGKAAGCMLLSLVGAHSAHAFEGGVSPFPVGSTGEYVAGIPPIAGLFVLEQLHYTSSKGLYDNQGDKRPIPFKMGTFSATTRLLAGYDTTVLGARLYSQLVIPAVSLHTDVAGHSERHNGVANLTVSPAVLRWAVSDRSYAVAGLDIALSNGSYNPTRPSVSTGYTSFQPVLGFRHNDPNGLDVGVINRLLINRENSTTHYRSGRGYVGEFTAGWNTGPWKMGVVGSYLNQFSDDQQGGNTIQGNRARSFALGPSLNYNAGRYSVSLNYQRGVYATNTTKNNILGVGVTIPLWVKH; translated from the coding sequence ATGAAAACCGCTTTTTCCCGCGCCGGCAAGGCTGCGGGCTGCATGTTGCTGAGTCTGGTGGGTGCCCACAGCGCCCACGCTTTCGAAGGTGGCGTCTCGCCGTTTCCCGTGGGCTCTACCGGTGAATATGTGGCTGGCATTCCGCCGATTGCCGGGCTGTTTGTGCTGGAGCAGCTGCACTACACCTCGTCCAAGGGCCTGTACGACAACCAGGGGGATAAGCGGCCGATTCCTTTCAAGATGGGCACGTTCTCGGCCACCACGCGCTTGCTGGCGGGGTACGACACCACTGTGCTGGGGGCTCGCCTGTATTCGCAACTGGTGATTCCGGCGGTGTCGCTGCACACCGATGTGGCGGGCCACAGTGAGCGGCACAACGGGGTAGCGAACCTCACGGTGTCGCCTGCCGTGTTGCGTTGGGCGGTGTCGGATCGCTCGTACGCTGTTGCCGGTCTGGACATCGCTTTGTCCAACGGCTCTTACAACCCGACTCGGCCCAGCGTCTCCACGGGCTACACCTCGTTCCAGCCGGTGCTGGGCTTTCGCCACAACGACCCGAACGGTCTGGACGTTGGTGTCATCAACCGCCTGCTGATCAACCGCGAAAACAGCACCACCCACTACCGCTCGGGCCGTGGTTACGTTGGCGAATTCACGGCGGGCTGGAACACCGGGCCTTGGAAGATGGGCGTGGTCGGCTCGTACCTCAACCAGTTCAGCGACGACCAGCAGGGCGGTAACACCATCCAGGGCAACCGGGCGCGCAGCTTTGCGTTGGGCCCATCGCTCAACTACAACGCAGGCCGCTACAGCGTGAGCCTGAACTACCAGCGCGGGGTGTACGCGACCAACACCACCAAGAACAACATCTTGGGCGTCGGGGTGACCATTCCCCTGTGGGTCAAGCACTGA